From a single Candidatus Desulfatibia profunda genomic region:
- a CDS encoding branched-chain amino acid ABC transporter permease produces the protein MTYFLQNLVNALQWGSFYALIALGYSMVYGILMLFNFAHGDIFMVGAYIGFGVATGLAALASLGAIALPNWLILVLTIIISMFLTSLMGMLVERVGYRPLREAPRASAAITGLMIGIILETGNLALLGARRISFPSLVKSTTYNLGGVYVTNKKIMIVGVSLMLMLALHQFVRRTKWGMAMRAMAFDHVVVPLMGVSINTIAAMTFAIGSALAAAAGILFGVAYPVLDPYMGIVFGWKAFVAAILGGRGSILGATMAGFLLGFIEIFVAMIFPSTLRDLIAYSIILLILAFRPHGFFGEPYSARLRL, from the coding sequence ATGACATATTTCCTCCAGAATTTGGTCAACGCCTTGCAATGGGGCAGCTTCTACGCCCTCATTGCCCTGGGTTATTCCATGGTATACGGCATCCTGATGCTTTTCAATTTTGCTCACGGCGATATTTTCATGGTAGGGGCTTACATCGGTTTCGGTGTAGCCACCGGCCTGGCGGCACTGGCCTCCCTGGGTGCGATTGCTTTGCCCAACTGGTTGATCCTGGTATTGACCATTATCATCTCCATGTTTTTGACTTCCCTAATGGGCATGCTGGTTGAAAGGGTGGGGTACCGGCCTTTGAGAGAAGCGCCGCGAGCCTCGGCTGCAATTACCGGTTTGATGATCGGGATTATCCTTGAGACCGGGAATCTGGCCTTGCTGGGCGCCAGGCGCATCAGCTTTCCTTCCCTGGTTAAATCCACTACCTACAACCTTGGCGGCGTGTACGTTACCAACAAGAAGATTATGATTGTCGGCGTATCCTTGATGCTGATGCTGGCCTTGCATCAGTTTGTGCGCCGGACCAAGTGGGGGATGGCCATGCGGGCCATGGCTTTTGACCATGTCGTGGTTCCGCTGATGGGGGTGTCGATAAACACGATCGCTGCCATGACGTTTGCGATTGGCTCGGCCTTGGCGGCCGCTGCGGGGATACTCTTTGGAGTCGCCTATCCTGTTCTGGATCCTTACATGGGAATTGTCTTCGGGTGGAAGGCTTTTGTGGCTGCAATCTTAGGCGGAAGAGGTTCTATACTGGGCGCCACCATGGCCGGATTCCTGCTGGGTTTCATCGAAATATTTGTGGCCATGATTTTCCCTTCGACACTTCGAGATCTGATCGCAT